CTCGAGCAGCACGAAGCCGCGGAGATGGCGTTGAACGACATCGGCACGGTGCGGCTCCGGCTGTCCGGCCCGCTGATGGTCGACCCGTACGCCGTCAACCGCGCCACCGGCTCGTTCATCCTCATCGACGAGGCCACGAACGACACTGTCGCCGCCGGCATGGTGCGCTCGGTGCGCGCCTAGACGCATCCGCCGTAAGACGGCGGCTCGCGGGCGCCGACTTCCGGGCGATGATTCCGCGCCGAAGCTTTACATCTGACAGAGGCGGGTGTATGAAGACTCGAGCGACGGCATGACGACCGCCTACGTCACCCAGAATCGCGTCGAGCGCGCCGCCCGCGACATCGTCGCCGGCGCCGCGGAGACGCTCGACCTCGCCTCGCCGTGGGTCGAGCCGTACCCGATCCAGAGGCTCCTCGGCGAGGCTCTCCCGCGCGTCCGCGCGGGCGAGCTGGCCGTGCGCCTCGTCTACCGCGTCGCCGAGGAGAGCGACCTGCGCATCACCGACCTCTCGGCGCTCGAGGCGCTCGCCGCCGAGGGCGTGCAGATGCGCTACTCGCGCCGCCTGCACGCCAAGCTCGTGATCGCCGACCGGGAGCGCGCGCTCGTCGGCTCGAGCAACCTCACCCGCCGCGGCGGCTACGGCTACGACGGCCGTCCGCTCTGGCGCAACGAGGAAGGCGGCCTCCTCGTCGACGGCGACGCAGCCGCGGACGCGGCTTCCCACTTCGACCGCATCTGGGAGGAGGCCGACGAGCTCGGGCCCGACCTGCTGGGCGTCGTCATGGACTTCCCGAGCGTGCGGGAGCTGCGTTTCGTCGCCGTGCGCGAGGTCTCCGTCGGCCAGCTCGTCGTCGCCAGCGACGCCGCGGAGACGACCGTGGTCGGCGAGATCCGGGAGCTGACCGCCTACAACGAGTCGTTCCCGCAGATGACGGAGGAGATGTTCCTCTCGCAGGGGCTCGGCGGCGCCCCGCCGCGGCGGATCAACGTCCCCGACATCCCCTCCCTCTTCTCCCATCCGGTCAAGGACCACGGCTTCCTCGTCGCGAAGACGTTCTTCCGCCCCGAGAGCGCCTTCACGATCGCCCGTGTCCGCGTCCTCCGCCGTGTGCGCGGAGGGCGCGGAGGGACGGCGACCGTTCCCGTCCCACCCGGCAGCGACGTGCGGGCCCCGTCCGCCGCGCTCCTGCGCCGGCTGCTCGGGGACGGCGACGTGCGTCTCGGCCGACTCGCCGGCCATGCCGAGGTCGGCGTCTGGCTGCGCAGCGACGAGATCCTGAGCAAGCACCTGGCCGTGCTCGGGATGACGGGATCGGGCAAGTCGAACGCGGTCAAGCACGTGCTGCGCACGCTCGCCGCGCGCGGCGGCCTGCGCGTCTTCGTCGTGGACACGCACGGCGAGTACGCGACCGCCGCCGCGACGATCGACGGCGGCGCCGTCCTGCTCGACGTCTCGATTCCCGACAGGATCGACATGCTCGACTGGGAGATGGTGAAGGAGCGCTTCGCCGTCGAGCGCATGACCGCCGCGATCAAGAAGGAGCTGCGCGCGGCGGCCGCTCAGGCACACGAGCCCTCCGCCTTCGCCGGCCTGCTCGCCGGCTCCGGCAACGACGTCGTGCAGGACATCGCCGACGCCGTCGCCGCCGATCCCGGAGGCTTCTGCGTCGGGAAGGAGGAGCCGCGGGTCGTGCACGAGGGTGGCGACGACGAGGCCGACCTCTCCGCCCCCGGCCTCTACGTCCTCGACCTGCGGCAGACCGAGACGTTCGTGGTGCGCTCGCGGAAGTGCGCGGTGCTCGCCGAGCGCGTCTTCCGCGAGGCGAAGAGCGGGGGGCTGCCGCCGGCCTTGCTCGTCGTGGACGAGGCGCACAACTACGTGCCCGAGCGCACGACCGGCTACATGGCCGAGGCGGCCCGCCACGGCTCGCTCGGCGCGCTGACGACGGTCGCCGTCGAGGGCAGGAAGTTCGGTGTCGGGCTCGTGATCGTCTCCCAGCGCCCGAGCCGCATCGCCAAGGACGTGCTCGCGCAGATGAACAGCCAGCTCGTCTTCCGGCTCTGCAACCTCGAGGACATCGGGTACGTAAGAGAATCGTTCGAGGCGGCTGATGAGACGTTCGTGATGGAGCTGTCGCACCTCGACACGGGCGTCTGCATCTGCGCCGGGACGATGATCGAGATGTCGGTCCGCTGCGACGTGCCGCTCTTCGCGCCGCGGCGCAGCTTCGACCTCGGCGCGGCCGCGCTGCCTGCGGCGGCGGTGCTGGAGGAGGCGGTCGCCGGCGCGCTGCCGGCGGCGGCGCTCGTCGAGGAGGGTGAGGAGCTCGTCGTCTTCTCGGGCCCGGAGGCGGAGGTGACGCTGCGCGCCGAGGGCGGCGGCCACGCGCTCGACGTGGACTGCGCGGACGAGAAGCTGGCGGAGCGCGTGCGGGCCGCGGTCGAACACGCTCTTGCGCCTGTGCAACCGCTCTCGAAATCGGCATCGACCGGGCTCCCCGAGGATGCGTGAGACGTGGCTCTCGAACGCAGGCGCATCGTGCTCGACCACCCTGCGTCGTGGCCGAGTGCCCGACACCGCCCGGGTGCGTCGGCCCGAGGCGGGCCCGCGTCGACGAGAAGTGGCCGGTCGGGACGCGGCTGTCAGGCTGGGAGCGGGAGCGTGAGGAAACCTCGCGCCGCCGCCGCCGAGACGAGATCGCCGTCGCTCGCGACGAGCACCGTCCGCTCGTCCGCGATCTCCTCGAAGGAGGCGAGATGGACGGCGTCGTAGCCGCGCAGGCCGTGCTCCTCGGCGAGGTCGCCCGCCCGCTGGACGAGCGATTGCGTGACCGCGACTCGCTCGACGCCGCCCCACAACAGCTCTGTGAGCGCCCGCGCAGCGGCAGCCTCGGGAGAGGCGAGCCGGGACATGCGAACGGCCCGCGCAAGCGCCGCGCGGGACTCCGCGTAGAGGAGCTGCGACGAGAGACGCCGCTGTGCACCGTCCCACGCCGCGCGCACCTCGTCCGTATGGGGCTCGGTGATCGCGAGCTTCACGAACGCCGAGGCGTCGAAGTAGGCGACCACTCTCAGTCGCGCACGAGGTCGCTGACCGTGCCCTTGGCCTCGATCGGCGGCGGCAGCTTCTCGCGCACCGGCCGCGGCGCCGGATGCACCAGCCCGCGGGCGATCAGCTCGTCGAGCTTCGAGCGTCCGTTCGCGGGCGTGATCTTCGCGACGGGCTTGCCACGGTCGGTGACGACGATCTCCTCGCCGGCCTCGACCAGCTTCAGCCAGCGGGAGAGGTCGGCGCGAAGCGCCCGGATGCCGACTTCCATGGTTCTAAGTGTAGCGCTTTCATGACGCTGTCTTGTAGCGATATGTCCGGAAGGGAGTTGAGATGACAGAGGCTCGGCCTCTCACGTTCGAGACGCTCGCCGCTGCGGTGGGTGGCGCAGGCGTCGCACTCCGCTCGATCACCGCGCTTGAGCCCGCAGGCGGCCCCGGTGACAAGGTGTTCCCGCCCACGTACCAGGGCGGCCAGTACCACCTCGAGACACGACGGGTCGACGACTCCGAAGTGCAGACCGTCGTTCTCGACTCCGTGCAGTCGCAGGCGAATCGGATGGAGCTCGCGTTGCTGGAGGCTCGCTCCCGTGGGGTGGTCGCGTTCCCGTTGGTCGTCGCCGACTTCTCCAGCGAGCTTCCGCATATCGGGAGGATCTCGGCGCTCGAAGCCCCGCATCGCATCGCGGACGCGATCTTCCGCGACAGCCTCCTCGACGGTGTCCGGTTCCGCGACTCGGAGCCGGGCAAGCGCTTCACGTCCGTCAGCGTGCGGAATGCTACGGCCCTGCTCGAGCTGTGCCCGACCGCGCTCGTCTTCGGTGTGTGGGACTCGACTGGACCACGCGGCGGGCTCGGTGCGAAGTTCGCCCGCGCGCTCGTCTCGGAGATCGTAGGCTTCGACGCCGTGATCGGTCGCCGGACGGGTAGCCGTATCGATGTGTTGCCGATCTCCTCGCGCACTACTGTCTACCGCTCCGACGCCGAGGGTTATACGACGGATCTCCAGCGAGCGCGAAAGGACGAGAGGGATCAGCCCGAGTTGTACGTGGGGAGGTCGAAGCGGGGACAGGGGAAGCCCTCCGCGCTCAATCTCGGCAACGTCACGCCAGATTTCGCCCGCGACGAGCGTCGAGGCGACCCGCTTCCAGGTGGAGTGACGATCAGCCGTGCCGTCCAGACGGCCGTGCTCTCGCTCGCGGGGCTCCGCAAGCTCGCATTTCCGGTCGACGGCGCGCGCTCGGACGGGTCGGACGACGCCGCACGCATGCTGCTGGCGGCGCTCGGCGTGGCTGCGATCGCGTTCCAGCGTGAGCAGGGATACGACCTCCGCTCGCGGTGCCTTCTCGTTCCAACAGAGCCGCTCGCCGTCGAGATCGTGGCCGCGAACGGGGGCGAGCCGGAGCGGTTTGCGCTCGACTCAGCTGAAGCAGCCGATCTCGTCGCGCAGGCCACTAAGGGGGTCAGGGAGGCGGGGTTCGCCTGGAGTGAAGAGGAGATCGTCCTCACGCCCGAGCGGAAGCTCGTCGACCTCGTGAAGCGGAGCGAGGAGCTCCTCACCGAAGCACCTGACACCGATGAGGACAGAGCGGGGGTTAGTTGATCGCCCTCTGCGTCGACTTCCTCACCGGCCGGTACGTTGCGACGAGGTCGGACGATCGCGACGAGCCGGAGTGGCCGCCGCACCCGGCCAGACTCTTCTTCGCGTTGGTCAACGCCTGGGCCGACGGGGGGAAAGACCGCGCCGAGGAGGCTGCGCTTCGATGGCTCGAGACCCAGCCGTCGCCTGCTGTGTGCGCCACCGGGTCCGATGCACGGCAGATGGTGACCGTCTACGTGCCGCCCAACGACGCTCGCAACGCCGAGGTTATTCCCGAGCGACGCTCACGGCAGCCTCGCAGCTTCCTCTCTGTCACGCCACACCACGCCCTGGTGACGTTCTTCTGGCCGGGCGCCGATCCGCCGCCGGGTAGCCGCCAGGCACTCCAGCGCCTGGCGGCTCGTACGACGTACCTCGGCCACTCGTCGTCGCTCGTCTCCGTTCGGGTGGTCGACGAGGCCCCGGAGCCCGCGTATGTTCCCGTCGAGCGTGGCGGGACGCTGACCATGCGGGTGCCGGCGATCGGTCAGCTCGACGCGCTCGAGCATGCGTACTGCGTCTACGTGGACTCGGGCATTCGTGGGCGACTTCCGTGTGCCGACCAGTCCTACGGTGCTCCCGTGTCCGCCGTGACCGAGACGCCCGCATCGGTATTCGGTGAGATGATCGTCTTCCGCCGGGCAGGATCCAGCCCGCACGTTCCGATCGAAGCCGCGCCACTGATCGCAGCGCGTCTTCGCGCGGCGACGATGAGCAAGGCCGGCGCGGAGGCCCCGGAGGTCATCAGCGGGCACGGCGCAGCAGGTGGCAAGAGCGAGCGCCCCCACGTGGCCTACATTGCGATGCCGGATGTCGGGCACCGTCACGCGGACGGACACCTGCTCGGGGTGGCGGCTGTACTCCCGCGCGGGCTGACCGATGGTGAGCGCGCTGCCATATACCGCGCGCTCCTCGACGTGACGCACTTGACGCTCGGGCGGGCCGGGCGCTGGGAGCTGGCGCGCGTCGGGGTAGATCAGCCGGCGCGAGGGCTTCGCGCCGAGACATGGACAGCGGCTGCAGAGTCCTGGGCGACGGCGACGCCGATTGAGCTCGACGCCTTTCCCGACCGGCCGTTCGGGAAGGAGGCCGAGGAGATCGTGGCGCGCGCCTGCGAACGGATCGGACTGCCCGCACCCGGAGAGGTGACGGTCGGCCCGGACTCGGTGTTCCACGGTGTCCCGCCGTGTCATGCCTTTGCTCGGCATCGCCCGAGGTCGAGCCGGCCGCGCCGGCCGCTCGTCCACGCCGTCGTCCGCTTCGCCACGCCCGTCTCGGGCCCCGTGCTGCTCGGCACAGGGCGATACCTCGGGCTTGGGCTTCTCCGTCCCTTCAGGCGGTGACGAGATGATCTCGTTCGCCGATTTCTTCGAGACGCTCCATGGGCGCGCGCCGTTCCCATGGCAGGAGATGCTCGCGGAGCGTGTCGTCACAAGTGGCTGGCCGGCGGCGGTCG
This portion of the Gaiella occulta genome encodes:
- a CDS encoding helicase HerA domain-containing protein; protein product: MTTAYVTQNRVERAARDIVAGAAETLDLASPWVEPYPIQRLLGEALPRVRAGELAVRLVYRVAEESDLRITDLSALEALAAEGVQMRYSRRLHAKLVIADRERALVGSSNLTRRGGYGYDGRPLWRNEEGGLLVDGDAAADAASHFDRIWEEADELGPDLLGVVMDFPSVRELRFVAVREVSVGQLVVASDAAETTVVGEIRELTAYNESFPQMTEEMFLSQGLGGAPPRRINVPDIPSLFSHPVKDHGFLVAKTFFRPESAFTIARVRVLRRVRGGRGGTATVPVPPGSDVRAPSAALLRRLLGDGDVRLGRLAGHAEVGVWLRSDEILSKHLAVLGMTGSGKSNAVKHVLRTLAARGGLRVFVVDTHGEYATAAATIDGGAVLLDVSIPDRIDMLDWEMVKERFAVERMTAAIKKELRAAAAQAHEPSAFAGLLAGSGNDVVQDIADAVAADPGGFCVGKEEPRVVHEGGDDEADLSAPGLYVLDLRQTETFVVRSRKCAVLAERVFREAKSGGLPPALLVVDEAHNYVPERTTGYMAEAARHGSLGALTTVAVEGRKFGVGLVIVSQRPSRIAKDVLAQMNSQLVFRLCNLEDIGYVRESFEAADETFVMELSHLDTGVCICAGTMIEMSVRCDVPLFAPRRSFDLGAAALPAAAVLEEAVAGALPAAALVEEGEELVVFSGPEAEVTLRAEGGGHALDVDCADEKLAERVRAAVEHALAPVQPLSKSASTGLPEDA
- a CDS encoding type II toxin-antitoxin system VapC family toxin produces the protein MVAYFDASAFVKLAITEPHTDEVRAAWDGAQRRLSSQLLYAESRAALARAVRMSRLASPEAAAARALTELLWGGVERVAVTQSLVQRAGDLAEEHGLRGYDAVHLASFEEIADERTVLVASDGDLVSAAAARGFLTLPLPA
- a CDS encoding type II toxin-antitoxin system Phd/YefM family antitoxin, which translates into the protein MEVGIRALRADLSRWLKLVEAGEEIVVTDRGKPVAKITPANGRSKLDELIARGLVHPAPRPVREKLPPPIEAKGTVSDLVRD
- the cas7g gene encoding type I-G CRISPR-associated RAMP protein Csb1/Cas7g — its product is MTEARPLTFETLAAAVGGAGVALRSITALEPAGGPGDKVFPPTYQGGQYHLETRRVDDSEVQTVVLDSVQSQANRMELALLEARSRGVVAFPLVVADFSSELPHIGRISALEAPHRIADAIFRDSLLDGVRFRDSEPGKRFTSVSVRNATALLELCPTALVFGVWDSTGPRGGLGAKFARALVSEIVGFDAVIGRRTGSRIDVLPISSRTTVYRSDAEGYTTDLQRARKDERDQPELYVGRSKRGQGKPSALNLGNVTPDFARDERRGDPLPGGVTISRAVQTAVLSLAGLRKLAFPVDGARSDGSDDAARMLLAALGVAAIAFQREQGYDLRSRCLLVPTEPLAVEIVAANGGEPERFALDSAEAADLVAQATKGVREAGFAWSEEEIVLTPERKLVDLVKRSEELLTEAPDTDEDRAGVS
- the csb2 gene encoding type I-G CRISPR-associated protein Csb2 encodes the protein MIALCVDFLTGRYVATRSDDRDEPEWPPHPARLFFALVNAWADGGKDRAEEAALRWLETQPSPAVCATGSDARQMVTVYVPPNDARNAEVIPERRSRQPRSFLSVTPHHALVTFFWPGADPPPGSRQALQRLAARTTYLGHSSSLVSVRVVDEAPEPAYVPVERGGTLTMRVPAIGQLDALEHAYCVYVDSGIRGRLPCADQSYGAPVSAVTETPASVFGEMIVFRRAGSSPHVPIEAAPLIAARLRAATMSKAGAEAPEVISGHGAAGGKSERPHVAYIAMPDVGHRHADGHLLGVAAVLPRGLTDGERAAIYRALLDVTHLTLGRAGRWELARVGVDQPARGLRAETWTAAAESWATATPIELDAFPDRPFGKEAEEIVARACERIGLPAPGEVTVGPDSVFHGVPPCHAFARHRPRSSRPRRPLVHAVVRFATPVSGPVLLGTGRYLGLGLLRPFRR